The following coding sequences are from one Dermacentor silvarum isolate Dsil-2018 chromosome 4, BIME_Dsil_1.4, whole genome shotgun sequence window:
- the LOC119450818 gene encoding transmembrane protein 18 codes for MAQVRDHSRVERFADMMVSPGDTLNIGSVLFQVDWTEPWLMGLVTFHIVTLSLTLLTRDRGNVQAGLFVTALLLVYFSEALNELAARHWRAFSSHQYFDSQGMFISLVFSTPLLLNCIIMVGQWMWTSGNLMIRIKQAQLREEIRRQRSANSSHSKGSKGD; via the exons ATGGCCCAGGTTAGAGACCATAGCCGGGTAGAGAGGTTCGCGGACATGATGGTCTCTCCCGGCGACACCCTGAACATCGGCAGTGTCCTTTTCCAA GTGGACTGGACAGAACCATGGCTGATGGGCCTCGTAACCTTCCACATTGTGACGCTCAGCCTGACGCTGCTCACTCGAGACCGGGGCAATGTGCAGGCAGGCTTGTTTGTGACAGCAC TGCTGCTGGTCTACTTCTCGGAGGCACTCAACGAGCTGGCCGCGCGGCATTGGCGTGCCTTCTCGAGCCACCAGTACTTTGACAGCCAGGGCATGTTCATCTCGCTTGTGTTCTCCACGCCCCTGCTGCTCAACTGCATCATCATGGTG GGTCAGTGGATGTGGACGTCCGGGAACCTCATGATCCGAATCAAGCAAGCCCAGCTCCGGGAAGAGATCCGCCGGCAGCGGTCGGCCAACTCGAGCCATTCCAAGGGGAGCAAGGGCGACTGA
- the LOC125944860 gene encoding uncharacterized protein LOC125944860: MVRTVKELFKKSPDWPLALLAYRNAPGVTGYSPAQLLMGRSLRTRLPVPMAALLPEPPNAADFHRRDTTQRRRQRQDFDRRHAAQDLRPLEEGERVWIRDTDCAGTVLSPAQRPRSYVVQTDAGALVRNRRHLVPQQSPSSGGLDLGSSSPRTRGSESLPQTPTRPEPVCSSPTPRALTPLPVASPPVAPATPSRPPGSVVRTRSGRCVRPPVRLNL, translated from the coding sequence atggtgcggacggttaaggaactcttcaagaagtctccggactggcctttggccctcttggcataccgcaacgcacctggcgtgaccgggtacagccctgctcagctgctcatggggcgcagcctcaggactcgccttccggtccccatggccgcgttgcttccagaaccacctaacgctgccgacttccaccggcgtgacactacccaacgacgtcgccagcgtcaagattttgaccgtcgacatgctgcacaagatttgcggcccctggaggagggagagagagtgtgGATTCGCGACACAGATTGTGCTGGCACTGTTCTTAGCCCAGCGCAGCGTCCACGCTCCTACGTGGTCCAGACGGATGCAGGTGCTCTCGTCCGCAACCGGAGACATCTGGTTCCGCAGCAGTCTCCGTCATCAGGTGGTCTAGACCTCGGCAGCTCCAGTCCACGGACACGAGGATCTGAAAGCCTGCCACAGACTCCAACTCGCCCAGAGCCTGTGTGCAGCAGTCCAACTCCCAGGGCACTTACTCCTCTACCAGTTGCATCGCCACCGGTTGCCCCGGCTACTCCCTCAAGACCGCCTGGGTCAGTTGTACGCACTCGGTCTGGACGTTGTGTTAGGCCGCCGGTGCGGCTGAACTTGTAG